A genome region from Candidatus Nealsonbacteria bacterium includes the following:
- a CDS encoding co-chaperone GroES, with translation MRIKPLSDHILIEPTERKKKTTEGILLPETAEKDKPEQGKVIAVGPGKKTDSGKVVPLNVKPGDIVLFTQYSPNEIKVDDKEYLIAKEEDILAIIE, from the coding sequence ATGAGAATCAAACCCTTATCAGACCATATTCTTATTGAGCCAACAGAGCGAAAAAAGAAAACAACAGAAGGAATTTTACTTCCTGAAACAGCAGAAAAAGATAAACCGGAACAAGGTAAAGTGATTGCCGTGGGTCCCGGAAAAAAAACTGATTCCGGCAAAGTTGTCCCTCTCAACGTTAAGCCGGGAGATATTGTTTTGTTTACACAATATAGTCCTAATGAAATAAAAGTCGACGATAAAGAATATTTAATTGCAAAAGAGGAGGATATTTTAGCAATCATTGAATAA